CGCTGGACCCCAGTCGCTATTAGCCATCATTCGTCAAACGTACTGGCCAATCGGTGGCCGAAAGACCGTAGCACACGTAATCCAAAAGTGTGTCAGATGCTTTAGAGTGAAGCCTCGAACTCTCGAGCAAATAATGGCAGATCTTCCGGTGGACAGAGTCAGCGAATCTCGTGCATTTTTAGTTACCGGCGTGGACTATTGCGGTCCGTTCCTGTATAAATCAGAAGTTCGAAACCGGCCCCCACTAAAGTGCTACATGAGCATTTTTATATGCTTCTccaccaaggcggttcacatcGAGCTTGTGAAGGATCTTACAACATCTGCGTTCCTCTCTGCTCTTCGCCGTTTCATTTGCACCCGTGGAAGACCGATTCGTATTTGGTCagataatgccacaaattttgttggagCGCGGAACGAACTGGCGGAACTTAAGTCGCTATTCCTAAGCGACAGTCATCAAGAAGCCGTGCATCAAGCTTTTCTCAACGATTGCATCGATTGGCGTTTCATTCCTCCTAGATCGCCACATTTTGGAGGATTGTGGGAGGCGTCAGTCAAGCTTGCTAAGCATCATCTTCGACGTGCCCTCGGATCCTCGCTTCTTGGATTTgatgagctgcgcactctcgcgtgcaatatctgtgcaatcattaattcaaggccattgtttcctctttcagagaacCCTGCAGATCTCGATGTACTCACGCCCAGCCATTTTCTAGTTGGCGCCCCTATCACAACCTTCTTGGAGCCTGACTTGGTTCATTTAAACGTCGATCGCTTGGACCGTTGGCAGAAGGTCACACAGCTTCAGCAAATCTTTTGGTCTCGCTGGCGCCAATCGTATTTAACCAGTCTTCAAGAAAGAACGAAGTGGCGCACCCGGAATCCTGAGCTTCACGTCAATGATGTCGTTCTTGTTAAGGACGAGAACTTCCCTCCTCTGAAGTGGCCTCTAGCGAGAATCCTCGAGCTCATCCCAGGAGCTGATGGCGTATCTCGAGTCGCCTTGATCAGGATGGCTACAGGTGTTAGCCGAAGAGCACTTGCAAAACTATGTCTATTGCCTCTACGAGATGAGGTGAAAGGCATGGATCCTTccacggggggagtatgttcgggcgaagcccgagtgtaaattttataccattgttttattgcctatcaattcactttcttttctattttggtcattatactaaactaacgtaacgtaagcgtagctttatctatgctcgctcagcaacatgctctcatttaatcatctattcttatctatgctcgctcttgttatcttttctttcctatgccgtcgctaagccgtcagcagctgcgcctgctctagcagttaccgcttgatatagttggagaacagaccctttttgtccccaatctattactttggctcgagatcggctcgcttgcctcatccaagtgtgtcactctaatactattgtaaaaggctctggcatcttcggccaccctcaacacacaaaatacctataataaaatttataacgttttcggaaattaataatttgtgaaattattgaacaatcatagtcagcgaaaaagctcgttgtctcaacagcgccgtttcgacattcgccaagtcgagtggccatcagcgaagccgacgttgtcaagcagcagatcgatgaaTGGGCCAACGCTGGGATAATACGACGCTCATCATCAAATTTCGCCAGTCGGACTGTAATTGTCAAGAAAAAGGATGGGAGCAGCCGGGTCTGCGTGGACTATCGTCAGTTGAACAAGATGGTCTTGAAAGATTGCTTTCCCGTTCCAATCGTTGAAgaggtgctggaaaaactggaaaatgctaAGATGTTCACCATCATGGACTGAGAATATGGGTTTTTCCACGTTCCTGTGGAAGAAAGgagcaaaaaatatacggcGTTCATAACGAAGgaaggcctctttgagttcaaccactaaccatacagtatatagatatgccagttcatacaacgaaagtgtCACACACAGGCTAGCGCGTTgcgtaccccagagtgacgtcatcatgagagagagagagcgcagagagaacatctttgcatgtgttagtacacacgcaatatgtttcgacaaaaatatgtgattgtatgttttttcagattttttgaactctctcaggtctggttctgttttgccaccagcatgttttagtgtatgggtgcacatgcattctcacgtactttgcgtgtgtgtgtttactattgctggccgctagaactgaaatttgagtttggttcttgtttcgggtcttttgatggactgacctaccgccacaaaataaatgaagaatgggcagggggtgggggtatggtacactagggcgcgggaaatgaaataaaagctcttatttgtttgatttataccacaaaatataaaatattacaataatataattgcacatttatttccttatcttaagcaggttgattataaattatacaaattatgcaaacgccgtcggttctcgatgttttgtttatatcaaagactataaaataccaaagactatacaataccaagatgttgcatgagcgaccaaaaagctgttctatggcgggccctaacattagaacccaaaaggcacgagggagcgcgcggggtttcaattccattttcgcctgtacttcgtctctaccgcgaccccgctgcccatcggtttcgtctgttcggcaattctggactctcgagcctcagcaccgtcgaagcggtggtcgcggatcgccgatgtctttggagtggcacagtgggaaaattcgattggaaaattctctattagaatttatctaaagcactcatacaatttttttactatttcggctgagtcccactgtgccgcgccaaagacatcagcgaccaagctgccctacggtttcggcacgcagacgattcatattttgtttttgtattctttctctcgagacacaccgactcgacgctgaccgggcagcagtaattttgaaaaccctcatgcaatatacgaatgtaataaactttaatatttatgtgcatatgtatgtacataagatattttataattgaattagaaaatttATGGGTATTGTCCATGAGAGTATTCAAGGTGCGACCCGCATCTAAATTTGTACTTTGCAGATTCCCGTCGGAAAGCGCGCGATtgacaattgatttgaaatatacatacatatgtaaaaccaattccatttatatttatgcatatttatttaagtatatatatatttttatacccgatactcaaaatgagtattggggtatattagatttgtggtaaaagtggatgtgtgtaacgtccagaaggaatcgtttccgaccctataaagtatatatattcttgatca
The sequence above is a segment of the Drosophila pseudoobscura strain MV-25-SWS-2005 chromosome X, UCI_Dpse_MV25, whole genome shotgun sequence genome. Coding sequences within it:
- the LOC117184661 gene encoding uncharacterized protein, with protein sequence MHEVSLMNFKCSYYCWCDSTVVLAWIKNQPSNFNVFVANRLSVIQELTSGMSWLHVPTDLNPADMLSRGSLPAELINSHLWKYGPTYLTASKDQWPSTPALPEPVLEARKTILITNCASRYLVEESKFVNSFPKMQRIFAYVCKFIHRRKSGITVEDLRLGTELLIRLTQQSRLSTEIRALETRKDIKASSSIASLSPFLDDCGLLRVGGRLKNSTLDLGRHPIILPKNHSITSALIRHLHEKHLHAGPQSLLAIIRQTYWPIGGRKTVAHVIQKCVRCFRVKPRTLEQIMADLPVDRVSESRAFLVTGVDYCGPFLYKSEVRNRPPLKCYMSIFICFSTKAVHIELVKDLTTSAFLSALRRFICTRGRPIRIWSDNATNFVGARNELAELKSLFLSDSHQEAVHQAFLNDCIDWRFIPPRSPHFGGLWEASVKLAKHHLRRALGSSLLGFDELRTLACNICAIINSRPLFPLSENPADLDVLTPSHFLVGAPITTFLEPDLVHLNVDRLDRWQKVTQLQQIHVNDVVLVKDENFPPLKWPLARILELIPGADGVSRVALIRMATGVSRRALAKLCLLPLRDEVKGMDPSTGGVCSGEARV